TTCACAACTGTAATGAGAATATGAGAGGTGCTACATTTGGCCAAATTTAGCACTTCTTACATAACGATTACCTACCTGCTGATCATGTTTTGTACTGGCAAATTGATCGCTATAAATACTTAATGAGGTTACTCAAGGTGCTTTGTTGGATAAAAATCCATGTATATTTGTATTACGTCAGCGGTTTACATGTTTGCTTCATTGATACCTAGATATGTAATAATGGTTCCACAGGATTACTTAAACATCAGAGTCTGAGTCTGGCTCAGAAAGAGAGCTATAGATTTTCACTTGACAATGGGAGTCAAAAGttattttattgtaaaatgaATATAAGATAGGAGACACTGATCTATTAAAGATTAAGGTGCTGCTTATTTTGATCattgttgttttgggttttttgttagtttttgttattttatttgtttttgttgatttaggACACAATGTTAATTCAAAATAAATGTGATGTAAGTATGCCTTGAACATCCTTATCCTTATTATGAGTCTGAGGAAGCAAAAATGCTCTTGTGTttgttaaatgtgaatattttctggtgtTCTTCCTTGTCTGTGGTGGTTAACTGAATATCTTTGGGATATGGAGCAAACAGGACATCTTGACCAAACACCTAATCGGTTATTTGAGAAAATAGTTGACAGTTGCATCGACAGTGAAAGTAGTCGCAGCCCTGAATGAGATTTTTGGGTTCTGACATTGTTCTGTTTTCTTTCTACAGATATCTGCATAGCCACAGCAATATCCCTGCTCATGATCCTTATATGTGGTATGGCAACATATGGTGCTTACAAGGTAGTGTTTTTTTCACCAAGTTTCATATTGTAACTTAATTTATTTGTACAGTTTTATGGTTTACCGAATTGGTTTTTATAGCTCTTATCAACACTATATACTTGCGTATATTGAAAACAAACCTCTAACTCAATATGTTCCAAGTTAAACATGGCAAATTAGGAAAGGTTCATCTAAACTGGATCATTGACCTGTATCTGGTGCCATTATCTGTTTTAATTTCCTCTCTCCACTTTATAGCAACATGCAGCTTGGATCATTCCATTCTTCTGCTACCAAATCTTTGACTTTGCCCTTAACACACTAGTAgccattagtgtggtggtttaTCCCAACACGGTGCAGGACTACCTCCAGCAGCTGGTAAGAACCATTAATAATGTTCATGAAACATTATTTAACCAGATGGGAGTCTCATGGGGTGTATTTCCGTTCAGTTTcatccacaggaaaaaaaatcacatccattTCTATGGAAAACAGAAAGCTCTACTTCTTCTACCTTGTTTCTTATAGCATTGTGTTACACTTTGAAAACACAGTTACAAATTTTAAAATCTGTAGAGCACTGACTTGGCATACACATTGgggaaaataataaatacaaagttCAAATGTAAAAATCCAACCTACACAGTCCACAAATGCCTTGATATAGTCAATTTATATGTAATGAAAGatcaaaacacatgaaaatattttttttatatctgttaACTAACACTGTTAAATGTGACTTCTTTACTTTCACAAATTCTGTTTTCATGCTTGTTTCTTTCATCATCTCACCTTCCTTTCAGCCGGGGACATTCCCTTACAAAGAGGACATCATGTCCACCAACAACATGTGCCTAGTTTTTGCAGTCCTCCTTTTCATTGGCTGCATCCTCTCCTTTAAGGTATGACAGATTACTTCTTCCTTATTAAACCATCAACATATATCCTAAGAATTTCTCttaaaatgcatttaatttcctatactacTGCAGTCAAACACATGCCTTTTTAGGGATTCATTCATCCTTTCTCAATGTGAAACTCAGTGAAGTCTCACACTGTGCTTCTGCCATAGCAATATGGAGCATATGGCCTTTGTTATGAATCTGTGAACATTGCTATTATCAGAGTTGTTCATGAGATTATCATGGAACTGGAGAGCAGCATGTCAGGGACAGCAGGAAACCAACTCCTGTCAGGCTAATATCCCCTTATTGCATGGATGGTTCTCCAGGCACAGCTCTGCTCTGGGGCTCTGGGACGAGATGGGACATGAAGTTGCAGTCATCTGTACAATCAAATCAAGTTGTTTCTCCTCTGAGTTCAGATTGGAAATGTACTCAGCAGATATTCAAAGCCAGAGCAGGGGTTTTATGATGAGAAGCAGTCACTGGAAGATGTGTCTCTGGACTCTCACACACTAGAATTAGAAATGTCAGGTCTCAGACAGACACAACTTTATTACACAGAGTACATTAAAAGTCTTTTGCTTCAAATTTCAAGTGAATATGAATGTGTGCTCTAGTGAACCGAGCCAGACAATTGTGAAGTGATGCTGCTCTTTCCAGAGTCTTTGGGCTGTGTTCAGCCATTATTTGTAATGTCAACACAGACAGAGTAGAGAATGAAGCCTCTGGCTCATCTATCACTGGGAGGTAAACTGAAAATTTAACAGCCACAAATATCTACCAAAATGTACAGTCAAAATTACCAACTTAAATGGCAtcatatatttgactaaaaagtgCCTTAATTGTTAGTATGCAAACTTATCCTTAAAGAAATCAGAGGTCCTTTATGTTgtcaagacagacagacagacagacatggtaGTGGAAAGTGAAGGCATACATTAGCTTAACTTGGGGATTCCACAATATTTACCTGCCCCCTGGATGATTACCCTTATTTATTTATCCCTGAAACCCAAATGTGACCACTTGGTGACTGTTCAGGTTGGACCCTGAACACTCGTTTGCTTTTCTTTCTATTGTTTCTCTCGGAAATGTGTTTAGGAAGACACTGTTTCTACTAGAcaaagaaattaccaaaaaattagGGCTTATCAGGCAAACAGATAAGCATATATCAGATTTTTTACAGATGTATTTCTACTGCAACATAAACAGTTGCACATATAAACCATAATTAACGTTAGCACAACTGTTACCGTAAGAAAACATCCAGACATTTCCCAGAAAATGACCCAAATCATATGTAGCCATAAAACAAATAGATCATGTAATTCCCATTCTAGTAAGTCAGTAAATGGTAAAGTTTGTAATCTCTGAAGTGGGCCAATGTCAGTTTCTGAACTTTTCATGAGAGATGCCTATTCCACTAGTGTTTATGTAAGGCAGTGTTCCTGTTTATGATCATAGTTGAATCAGACTTGTAGAACAAGGCCAGACAGGAAACATGAAGGATGCATCTAGCTCTCAACACCTGCTCAATGCGACATCCACCACTCGACTGCACTCAGCATGaatgacacagacagacaggaagagtTAGTGCTGAAAGAGGGGAAAGGCAACAGATTGATGGTGCAGATAAACTGGATGGTTAGAGCAGTTaagaaataaaacatataaagACATGGCCTGTACAATCTAAATTGTGGTTATTGACATGACAACTACATTTTCAGCCCAACTGCATTTTTTCAGttatataaaaatgtttaaataataGAAGATAACAAACTGTTACCATATATTTATTCaattaaagttttttgttttgtttttttacaaccaTTAgctatttgtattttttctgttacATAAAGTATCTAAGTGTCATGTGGTGCGACCATCTGGACATGACTGTTGTTACGCAAAAATGATTTTAAGATAAATCACAGTTGCACCACATGGCATTTTGAAGTTTGCAGCCAATCCATctggatgaaaaaaacactgaaatcacTCTGTCTAAACAGTTATTATGAAATGCTGTGTAGCCAGCATTCTAAATATATGAACGGTGGCCATAGATATTCTTATCACTGACCCATTAGCTCAAATACAGGCTGTTTAGTTAAAGGTACATGCGTAGGCTACGTCTGAAAAGATGtcaaaatgtcatcagttttatGCAGTTCCTTCTGGTCTCATAACTTCTGATTGGAAAACATATTTAAAATTACTCCAAAccttttcaaatgtattttcctttaaaatgtaatgataATGTGCTTGAACTGTATTGTTTAAAAATGATTCATTTGTTTTATGTGCTTTATATAAAAAATCTATAGTCCTAAAGTCTTTAAGCTGGGttgaacctgttaaaccctgggccatttatTTCTAGTCAGAATCATTTGAATGTAACAAACCAATTGATTAGCCAATAGTAGAAGCTTCACTTATATAAAACCAAGAGCAAATGGTTAGACAAAATTTGTAATCATTGTGTGTTAATACCACCTTTATTTTTGCCCTTCTTCAGCTCATTCAATGAATTTtagtggtagagaaataatagttgtactgttggatctgcatGGTGCTGCCTTTGCGAGGCAAAGTTTGTTGCGTTGATCTGttcttttatgaaattattcataacATATGCTGGTCTtggacagttgtgtttttttgttttttttttgttttgttttttagctttTAACTGACATTCATTTGGTTACTAGGATGTACGtaccattaccatggcaacacagatggaactacAAACTGCTCCCCCTAGATTCAAAAGGCTACGAATATGACCTAATAGAACAGAAATGTGACTCCATATTTATAAAATCTTATCTAATTAATTAATCATTTATCTAATCTTAAGACATATGAATACTTTGTTTTCAAACACTTTATATGACTATATTAAGGTTCAGCTTGTGGAAATAAACATCCAAGTTCATAGCTATGTTATCATAATGGAAAACACTGAATTCAGGTAAAAATAACCAACTTCAACAGTTGCTATTGCTTTTTGTTGTTTACACCTGGCCCAGAGAAAATCACTCTACATCTCTGACCTCTGATCAGTATTCTAGGCTGTTAGGTGTATTAAGGTACACACATGCAGGATGGTAGGTGGTGGTTTTGTTGACCTCGTCAGGATTGCTATCGCACTGTGGAGGTCAACTCAGCAGATGGCCCTGCGATTGGTTTGCAGGGCAAATGGCTCACTGCTCGCTCTATTGCTGTTACTGCTGGCATAGGAACCAACTCAGCAGGCTACTCACACACATCCACAATGAACCTCCTGTTCCCCGGCCAAGCCAAGCAAACCTTAAGCTAGCCTCCTGAAGCAAATAGACGCTGGATGAGTTGCCTTGGCTAAATTGCCTGTAATGTTGAAGAACCAGAACAGCAACCTGATTCAGGAGGAAATCCACCAATAAAATGCTGTTTTAAGTTTTACCTCTCATTCAAATCTTGTTGCTGAGCAGATGTGTATGAAAGCTTACAGATATGTCAGGGCCTTTATGAAGCAGTGATATGATGCATCTGTGCTGTCAGCATCCCTGACCTTGATAAATGGATGAGTTCATAGCCAGCAACATCAGTAATAATGAAAAGTGGTGGCAGTATCGCTAAGGTCACCGTGTGTCCTTTGTTTTTGTCTCCTGGGAACAGGCCTACCTGATTGGCTGTGTGTGGAACTGCTACAGATACGTGAGTGGCAGGGGAACCACAGAGGTCCTGGTCTATGTCACTACTAACGACACAACAGTGAGTGCTCAAATCCACCTGCCAGCTCCTCTCCCCGGGGACATACTGACATCCCCATCCTCACATGATCATGAAGTATAATGCAAAACATTCTACTGCTGTTTAACACATTGAACACTGAAGTATAGACTATATTTGTACATGTTATTTCAGTTGAATGAGTTGATACCACTTAATGCACAAGGTAAGGATTGTAGGCATTAGCTCATATTCTAGTTTGTATGTTTGAATGTAGATTGAATTGTATTAGGATTCATGTCTGAAACATTAACAgcctttcatttattttctgttaaATATTTAAGAACCTCATTATTTCAACCTCCAACTTTTGAATTCAGTGTAATTGGTGTAATACAGGAAAACAGAAATAATTTTCCTTTTACTGTAAGCAAATCTATGgaaatagatttttttcaataGTATTTGTTTAAAGAGGTTGACAAACTGTGTATAAATGTATGATCTAGTCTGATTCAAACAATGTACTACCATCACATGACTTTCAGTTTGCTTCATATGTTTCAATGTCCCACTCGCCCCAGTGCAACGACTTGATTTCCTTTGCAGGGAATTGGTCAATTTAAAACCACAGCTTTTTTCTCCACATGCACATGttcccccaaaacacacacaacacatcatATTGTCCACCTTAGGCTCCTACGAACTATGCAGTTTCATCAATATTATATGTTTATCTCCTGTGAAATATAATAAACTTGGGTATAACACATGCAGACTGTATGACCTACAGATACAACCCAAGTTAAACATTGCCAGTGCATGTTGTATATCACAATAGTTATAAATAATGAAGCAAAGGTAATAACCACTATGTTTCAGTAGGTCAATATGTAAATGACCAGGGATTATCACAATAAAACAAGGCAACTTGgaatgacaattaaaaaaaaataaaacttagagGAGAGAATAGAAGCTATAGCTACATAACCAGACCTGTTAATCATACCACAATAGATTCCTATGGGTCATTAACTAGACAAAGTTTGTAGTAGCTTCATGCTATTGAGATGGTCAAACTACATCTTTGTCCCAGAAGAAATTCTCACTAGCCAAACAACCTATTCCAGATTTCTGGATGATGCCAGACATATCATTAGTGCTGACATAGAGCAAACTGTGGAGAGGTGTGGCGATGTCAGCTTATATGTAATCGGTAAATATAAACCACTATGTCACTTTAACATAATACAATAGTGAGTAtgtgatacactatattgccaaaagtatttgctcacctgccttgactcgcatatgaatttcagttacatcccattcctagtctatggagttcaatatgacgtcggtccactctttgcagctataacagcttcaattcttctgggaaggctgtccacaaggtttaggagtgtgttcatgggaatttttgaccattctttcagaagcgcatttgtgaggtcacacactgatgttggacgagaaggtctggctctcagtctccgctctaattcatcccaaagatgttctgtggggttgaggtcaggactctgtgcaggccagtcaagttcatccacaccagactctgtcatccatgtctttatggaccttgctttgtgcactggtgcacagtcatgttggaagaggaaggggccagctccaaactgttcccacaaagttgggagcatggaattgtccaaaatgtcttggtatgctgaagcattcacagttcctttcactggaactgaggggccaagcccagctcctgaaaaacaaccccacaccataatcccccctccaccaaactttacatttggcacaatgcagtccgacaagtatcgttctcctggcaaccaccaaacccagacccgtccatcagattgccagatggagaagcgcgattggtcactccagagaaggcgcctccactgctctacgtagagtccagtggcggcgtgctttacaccactgcatccggcgctttgcattgcacttggtgatgtatggcttggatacAGCTGcttggccatggaaacccattccatgaagctctctgcgcactgttcttgagctaatctgaaggccacatgaagtttggaggtctgtagcaattgactctgcagaaagttggcgacctcttcgcactatgcgcctcagcatccgctgaccccgctctatcagtttacgtggcctaccacttcgtggctgagttgctgtcattcccaaacacttccactttcttataatacagctgacagttgactgtggaatatttaggagtgaggaaatttcatgactggatttgttgcacaggtggcatcctaccacagttccacgctggaattcactgagctcctgagagcgacccattctttcacaaatgtttgtaaaagcagtctgcatgcctaggtgcttgattttatacacctgtggccatggaagtgattggaacacctgattctgattatttggatggatgagccaatacttttggcaatatagtgtacttaTCTCTTGAGTATTTAAAAAACAGTTTATCCCGTGCTCTTACTTTGAAATACAGAAATGGCATCAGCAGATGCCATTTGCTCTCTGAAAATGATCGCATGATGCACTGGGCTTTCATTAAAACTAATGGAAATTTGTCTCAAAAGTCTGTGtttgcataaaatacaaatcacaattagAAATGCCATTTTAATCCTCCAATTATAAATAGGTTCACAAATGCTTGTCTTTAAAAGTTAGGAAGATATTCAcaaattttttacttattttctgaaaataaatgtattcacacattttttttttatttatttatttttggatttgatgtttttgtatctgttttatgcTTGTAGAATATTTTTGTCACAgtgttttaagttttattttttgatCATGTGGATGGTGTTTTGTATTTACAGATTACACATGAATGCACAGATTGCTGATTTTCACACTCAAATCATACTTTAAAAAATCAATGCCATATAACCAGATCTTGAATGAAGTGCAGTATTTTTGTTAAAAAGATGAGTGAGGTTGTGATGAGTGAGGTTCTGTTATAAATTTCTCAGAGTCACTAAATGAGGGCTGACATCACAATGTAGACATATAtagaatataatataatgtgtAGCATTTTAACCACTGCTGAACTAGTGACATTGGAAACATAGCATCTGAAAATGGAAGTACATATGCAATGTACGTTTTGATGGTgataaaatatatacaaatactcTGCTTAAAATCCTACACATCAATTGATGGTATGTCTTGCAAATATTACTTAATAGTACCTAAGGTAATTTATATTGTAGGGACTGTTTAGTATATAGTGCTAGAAGGTGTAAATACTAGTGAATGTTCTTTTATTGAGGTCTTTGTCATTGTACGTTTGTGGGTGTTTGTCAGTGCAGAAGGTTGCTGTAGCTCATCCCTGTGCCGATTCAGGTGTTATCCATCTCTCTTCTCCCCCTCAGTGTTGACTCATGGGCTTTCTGAGAAGCTTTAGTGTAGTCACAGTTTTTCCATTTGTCTCCCTGCTGTAATCCTCCATACTGATACATAAGACATTAATCTGTCTCACACCCGCTGTCGTCTCAATACGTTGCACTTCATCCATCTGTCAGTCTTGTCCTTGTGTTGGCGTGGCCCTGGTTCACACCACTGGCGTTTCTTAATTTTATGAAACAGAACGTCAATGCAGAAACTAATCCACTTGGATCATAGTAAAGCCATATTGTGTAGCATATGGACATATTAGAGATATTGAGTAAATGCCAGGATATAATGGTCACCTCGGCCTAATGGCATTTTCAGCCTATTTCAAACTTTTTTCCTCAGCacatttattttgtaaatgcctgataaacagaaacacaaaaagtTAAGTTCTAAATATAAATGGTATGGCTAAAAAGCTGAATAAGTAAAAATGGACACCCAAGGCAAAATGAacgtaaaactgttaaaattgtggtACATTTGGCAACACTGGCCAGGAGCCAGGATATCAACAATTGAATAACatattttga
This DNA window, taken from Sphaeramia orbicularis chromosome 11, fSphaOr1.1, whole genome shotgun sequence, encodes the following:
- the laptm4b gene encoding lysosomal-associated transmembrane protein 4B isoform X2, translating into MISPWDRWYSTSCCLCCHVRTGTIILGIWYMLINAVVLLILLSALNDPVQYRYHLTSSELGTDIDVMDDANICIATAISLLMILICGMATYGAYKQHAAWIIPFFCYQIFDFALNTLVAISVVVYPNTVQDYLQQLPGTFPYKEDIMSTNNMCLVFAVLLFIGCILSFKAYLIGCVWNCYRYVSGRGTTEVLVYVTTNDTTVLLPPYEEAIAIPPKEPPPQYMEA